The following proteins are encoded in a genomic region of Nymphalis io chromosome 8, ilAglIoxx1.1, whole genome shotgun sequence:
- the LOC126770201 gene encoding somatostatin receptor type 2, whose protein sequence is MELEDVEMYGHENYSFDHNGTLNGTYENCPNINLPVVYVVTQILYAIVCVVGLLGNTLVIYVVLRYSKMQTVTNMYIVNLAIADECFLIGIPFLIVTMSLRAWPFGRFMCKAYMISTGINQFTSSIFLCIMSADRYIAVCHPIAAPRLRTPFVSRIVSAAAWTASALVMTPIFMYTTLIQTENGLSCNIVWPEREFNKGQASFTLYSFALGFASPLTLIFVFYCLVIRKLKTVGPKNKSKEKKRSHRKVTKLVLTVIAVYVLCWLPYWAFQVALIYSPPTECASRITITVFLVAACFSYSNSAMNPILYAFLSDNFKKSFLKACTCAAGKDVNATLHVENSVIPRKKGGSAARAQSRALAEARGLTSQREGACGSRSEASTAMTSRSIAASEALHMETRPSTLAPLIAPNGVSHSRL, encoded by the coding sequence ATGGAGCTGGAAGACGTGGAAATGTACGGACACGAGAATTACTCGTTCGACCACAATGGAACTTTAAACGGCACGTATGAAAATTGTCCCAACATCAACCTCCCAGTCGTGTATGTCGTGACACAAATCCTCTACGCTATAGTGTGTGTTGTCGGTCTACTTGGGAATACGCTCGTCATATATGTCGTCCTTCGATATTCAAAAATGCAAACTGTGACTAACATGTATATTGTAAACTTGGCAATCGCTGACGAATGTTTTCTCATAGGAATACCATTCCTTATCGTCACGATGTCTCTACGAGCTTGGCCGTTTGGAAGATTTATGTGCAAGGCGTATATGATATCTACCGGGATTAACCAATTTACGAGCAGTATATTTCTTTGCATCATGAGTGCTGATAGATACATAGCAGTGTGTCACCCTATAGCGGCGCCTCGTTTAAGAACACCTTTTGTCTCCCGCATAGTTTCAGCAGCTGCATGGACGGCTTCAGCATTAGTTATGACACCGATTTTCATGTATACTACACTGATACAAACTGAAAATGGACTATCCTGTAATATCGTGTGGCCAGAAAGAGAATTCAATAAAGGACAGGCCTCATTCACTCTGTACTCTTTTGCACTTGGATTTGCTTCACCGTTAACCCTTATCTTTGTTTTCTATTGTCTTgtgataagaaaattaaaaacggTCGGCCCTAAGAATAAATCGAAAGAAAAAAAGCGCTCCCACAGGAAAGTGACTAAATTAGTACTTACAGTCATAGCTGTATATGTTCTTTGTTGGCTACCGTATTGGGCTTTTCAAGTTGCTTTGATATATTCTCCACCTACAGAGTGTGCCAGTCGCATTACAATTACTGTGTTCCTTGTGGCAGCCTGCTTCAGTTATAGCAACTCAGCAATGAATCCTATACTCTACGCCTTTCTATCGGACAATTTTAAAAAGAGTTTTTTAAAGGCCTGCACGTGTGCAGCAGGAAAGGATGTTAACGCTACGCTGCATGTTGAGAATAGTGTAATACCCCGAAAGAAGGGAGGAAGTGCAGCGCGTGCTCAATCACGTGCTCTAGCGGAAGCTCGTGGACTCACAAGTCAAAGAGAAGGTGCTTGTGGATCTAGATCTGAGGCATCTACAGCAATGACTTCGAGATCAATTGCTGCCAGCGAAGCTCTTCACATGGAAACGAGACCGTCTACCCTGGCGCCACTCATAGCACCCAACGGTGTTTCGCATTCGCGTCTTTGA